The proteins below are encoded in one region of Metallibacterium scheffleri:
- the bla gene encoding class A beta-lactamase, whose product MPTRRQFMQALALAPLAGLWRGAAAAAPPPLRLQRQFARIEAASGGRLGVAMLDLRTGLHASHRGGERFPMCSTWKVLAVAAMLQRVDAGQERLDRRIRFDAHQLVSWSPVTERHVGGEGMRVDALCAAALEISDNTAANLLLEALGGPAAITRFARGLDDRVTRLDRYETALNEATPGDPCDTTAPDAMAGDLRRLLLGDALHADSRARLLAWMEACRTGDGKLRAGVPAHWRVADKTGSGGYGSSNDVGLLMPPGQRPVVVAVYLTQTRVAEAQRHAAIAAVARAIVDTPWA is encoded by the coding sequence ATGCCGACCCGACGTCAATTCATGCAGGCGCTGGCCTTGGCGCCGCTGGCAGGCCTGTGGCGTGGTGCCGCCGCCGCCGCGCCGCCGCCGCTGCGTCTGCAACGGCAGTTCGCGCGCATCGAAGCGGCCAGTGGTGGGCGCCTCGGCGTCGCCATGCTCGATCTGCGCACGGGCCTGCATGCCAGCCATCGCGGTGGCGAGCGTTTCCCCATGTGCAGCACCTGGAAGGTGCTGGCCGTGGCGGCGATGCTGCAGCGCGTGGACGCCGGGCAGGAGCGACTGGATCGGCGCATCCGCTTCGACGCGCACCAGCTGGTGTCGTGGTCGCCGGTGACCGAACGCCACGTCGGCGGCGAAGGCATGCGCGTGGACGCACTGTGCGCGGCGGCGCTGGAAATCAGCGACAACACCGCGGCGAACCTGCTGCTCGAGGCGCTGGGCGGCCCCGCGGCGATCACGCGGTTTGCACGCGGCCTGGACGACCGCGTGACGCGACTGGACCGTTACGAGACGGCACTGAACGAGGCCACGCCCGGCGATCCGTGCGACACCACCGCGCCCGATGCGATGGCTGGCGATCTGCGCCGCTTGTTGCTGGGCGATGCGCTGCATGCGGACTCGCGTGCGCGCTTGCTGGCCTGGATGGAAGCCTGCAGGACCGGCGACGGCAAGTTGCGCGCGGGCGTGCCGGCGCACTGGCGCGTGGCCGACAAGACCGGCTCGGGTGGCTACGGCAGCAGCAACGACGTGGGCCTGCTGATGCCGCCCGGCCAGCGTCCCGTGGTGGTGGCCGTCTACCTCACGCAGACGCGGGTGGCCGAGGCGCAGCGCCATGCGGCCATCGCCGCGGTCGCGCGCGCCATCGTCGATACGCCCTGGGCCTAG
- a CDS encoding CPBP family glutamic-type intramembrane protease — protein sequence MDQSRAPSLLEFWRHPQLASDPFARLRIGDWIGWVCLMLVLSYMGEAVSVGALHLLGHALPADRFIMHMVSHPSWRFAALLLVAPVLEELTFRCFLSTSPRALAIGLGFAGVFVAGQVIQGVRTLAGTPPLLPHDIALHYFLNLLIGLPIAALLAGVAWVARRGLLRGMRRFAPWAVWTSVLLFAAAHMFNFGVGYQFWLLWLTLPQLMAGLVLTHLRVQYGLRWSIAAHLAFDWALVLVAWTHHAAALGVPMKILAGLFSLLMLAMIVRGLFFLFRRGVLRPQSAVA from the coding sequence ATGGATCAGTCTCGGGCACCGTCCCTGCTGGAGTTCTGGCGCCATCCGCAGCTTGCCAGCGACCCTTTCGCGCGCTTGCGCATCGGTGACTGGATCGGCTGGGTGTGCCTGATGCTGGTGCTGTCCTACATGGGAGAGGCGGTCAGCGTTGGCGCGCTGCATCTGCTCGGACATGCGCTGCCCGCGGACCGTTTCATCATGCACATGGTCAGTCATCCTTCGTGGCGGTTTGCGGCCCTGCTGCTGGTCGCGCCGGTGCTGGAGGAATTGACGTTCCGCTGTTTTCTGTCCACCTCGCCGCGTGCCCTCGCGATCGGGCTGGGCTTTGCCGGCGTGTTCGTGGCCGGGCAGGTGATCCAGGGCGTGCGGACGCTGGCGGGCACGCCTCCGCTGCTGCCGCACGACATCGCGCTGCATTACTTCCTCAACCTGCTCATCGGCTTGCCGATCGCGGCGCTGCTGGCGGGCGTGGCCTGGGTCGCGCGGCGCGGCTTGTTGCGCGGAATGCGCCGTTTCGCGCCATGGGCGGTGTGGACCAGCGTGCTGCTGTTCGCGGCCGCGCATATGTTCAATTTCGGCGTCGGCTACCAGTTCTGGCTGTTGTGGCTGACCCTGCCGCAACTGATGGCGGGCCTGGTGCTGACCCATCTGCGCGTGCAGTACGGCCTGCGCTGGAGCATCGCCGCGCATCTGGCTTTCGACTGGGCTCTGGTGCTGGTGGCGTGGACGCATCACGCCGCCGCGCTGGGTGTGCCGATGAAGATCCTGGCCGGATTGTTTTCACTGTTGATGCTGGCGATGATCGTGCGCGGGCTGTTTTTTCTGTTCCGGCGCGGCGTGCTGCGTCCACAGTCCGCGGTGGCTTGA
- the hemE gene encoding uroporphyrinogen decarboxylase produces the protein MALPVAADDPRRTRFLRALRREPTDTTPVWLMRQAGRYLPEYRATRARAGSFLVLAKTPELACAVTLQPLLRYDLDAAILFSDILTIPDAMGLGLGFTEGEGPHFARPVRSAADIARLGVPDPEGPLRYVMDAVRLARRELDDRVPLIGFAGSPWTLACYMVEGAGSRDFARVKAMAWNDPASLHRLLGTLAQAVADYLAAQVAAGAQALMVFDTWGGLLAPSMFAEFSLRYLAEIAQRLRAHPHAGSVPLILFAKGVHGSGQLEALADTGCTALGVDWTIPLGEARQRVGARVALQGNLDPTALHAGPAAIEHEVAALLQAFGPHPGHVFNLGHGITPGVDPERVAVLVEAVHRLGQRTAA, from the coding sequence ATGGCCCTGCCGGTCGCCGCCGATGATCCGCGCCGCACGCGGTTTCTGCGCGCGCTGCGCCGCGAGCCCACCGATACCACGCCGGTCTGGTTGATGCGCCAGGCCGGGCGCTATCTACCCGAGTACCGCGCCACCCGCGCGCGCGCCGGCAGTTTTCTGGTCTTGGCCAAGACGCCCGAACTGGCCTGCGCGGTGACGCTGCAGCCGCTGCTGCGCTACGACCTCGACGCCGCGATCCTGTTCTCGGACATCCTCACCATCCCCGACGCCATGGGCCTGGGCCTCGGCTTCACCGAGGGCGAAGGCCCGCATTTCGCGCGCCCCGTGCGCAGCGCCGCCGACATCGCACGCCTCGGCGTGCCCGATCCCGAGGGCCCGCTGCGCTACGTGATGGACGCGGTGCGCCTGGCCCGCCGCGAGTTGGACGACCGCGTGCCGCTGATCGGCTTCGCCGGCAGCCCGTGGACACTGGCCTGCTACATGGTCGAGGGCGCCGGCTCGCGCGATTTCGCCCGCGTCAAGGCCATGGCCTGGAACGACCCCGCCAGCCTGCACCGCCTGCTGGGCACGCTGGCGCAGGCCGTCGCCGACTACCTCGCCGCGCAGGTCGCCGCCGGCGCGCAGGCGTTGATGGTGTTCGACACCTGGGGCGGGCTGCTGGCGCCGTCGATGTTCGCCGAGTTCTCGCTGCGCTACCTGGCCGAGATCGCCCAGCGCCTGCGCGCGCATCCGCACGCCGGCAGCGTGCCACTGATCCTGTTCGCCAAGGGCGTGCATGGCAGCGGCCAGCTCGAAGCCCTGGCCGACACCGGCTGCACCGCACTGGGCGTGGACTGGACGATCCCTCTCGGCGAAGCCCGCCAGCGCGTGGGCGCGCGCGTGGCGCTGCAAGGCAATCTCGATCCGACCGCGCTGCACGCCGGGCCTGCGGCGATCGAGCACGAGGTGGCCGCCCTGCTGCAGGCCTTCGGCCCGCATCCCGGCCATGTGTTCAACCTCGGCCACGGCATCACCCCCGGAGTCGATCCCGAGCGCGTCGCTGTGCTCGTGGAGGCCGTGCACCGGCTGGGACAGCGCACGGCGGCATAG
- a CDS encoding nucleotidyltransferase family protein has protein sequence MTMLLDTLHARRDAIHAACRQYGARRIRVFGSVARGEERPDSNIDFLVDFPRGYDLFAQRLPLAERLTQITGRRLDLIPEHELSRHLREAVLKEAIEL, from the coding sequence ATGACCATGTTGCTGGACACCTTGCACGCACGAAGAGACGCCATCCACGCCGCGTGTCGTCAGTATGGCGCCCGTCGTATCCGTGTGTTCGGCTCGGTTGCGCGCGGCGAGGAGCGGCCTGACAGCAACATCGATTTCCTGGTGGATTTCCCGCGCGGCTACGACCTGTTCGCCCAGCGCCTGCCGCTTGCCGAGCGCCTGACCCAGATCACCGGCCGCCGGCTCGATCTGATTCCCGAACACGAACTCAGCCGTCACCTGCGCGAAGCTGTGCTGAAAGAAGCCATCGAGCTGTGA
- a CDS encoding J domain-containing protein has translation MRVHTHYDNLKVARDASPEVIRAAYLVLVDRYSPRRYPESTEAARVLKLVNMAYEVLSNPERRTQHDLWIHEQERGSAPDAEFSRQPGTVLVPKLAWWFQLASKVSAAGAYLRRRWSLFLLAAIAVGVWVTYEPQPTQMEPAKPYVQDLVVAPASGTSDTPQVEHTGQERAAQTPVPAASYVRPSHAPNGAPWPNAAGYVDGYKHLHINGLSTVTIDNGQNTADVFVKLVSLGGNTERPVRAFYIPAHGIFTLTHITAGSYDIRYDDLSNGSLWRTDPFELQETPEDDGTQFSKITMTLYKVPNGNMQIHPISASQF, from the coding sequence ATGCGCGTCCATACTCATTACGATAACTTGAAGGTCGCACGCGATGCGTCGCCGGAAGTTATTCGTGCTGCCTACTTAGTACTTGTTGACAGGTATTCGCCGCGAAGATATCCGGAGAGCACAGAGGCTGCCCGGGTTCTCAAGCTAGTTAACATGGCATACGAGGTACTTTCAAACCCAGAAAGACGCACGCAACATGACCTCTGGATACATGAGCAAGAGCGCGGAAGCGCCCCAGATGCGGAGTTTAGTCGGCAACCGGGTACTGTACTGGTACCGAAGCTCGCTTGGTGGTTCCAGCTCGCGTCAAAAGTAAGTGCCGCGGGCGCTTATTTGCGCAGGCGCTGGAGTTTGTTCCTGCTAGCCGCGATCGCGGTTGGTGTGTGGGTAACGTACGAGCCCCAACCAACTCAGATGGAACCGGCAAAGCCCTATGTTCAGGATCTTGTAGTCGCGCCAGCGAGTGGGACGTCCGACACGCCGCAAGTCGAGCATACGGGCCAGGAACGTGCGGCCCAAACGCCAGTGCCCGCTGCTAGCTATGTCCGACCATCTCACGCACCCAACGGTGCCCCATGGCCGAACGCGGCCGGCTACGTTGACGGATACAAACACCTGCACATCAATGGGCTATCGACCGTGACGATAGATAACGGGCAAAATACCGCCGATGTCTTCGTAAAGCTAGTGTCGCTTGGTGGCAATACGGAACGCCCAGTTCGCGCATTCTACATACCAGCGCACGGAATCTTTACTCTTACGCATATCACGGCTGGCAGTTACGACATCCGCTACGATGATCTATCAAATGGAAGCTTGTGGCGAACCGACCCGTTCGAACTTCAAGAAACTCCAGAAGACGATGGTACACAGTTCAGCAAGATAACCATGACCCTATATAAGGTACCCAACGGCAATATGCAGATACATCCAATCTCAGCGTCGCAGTTTTAG
- a CDS encoding 2-oxoacid:ferredoxin oxidoreductase subunit beta yields the protein MTYIAKPKLHHPTLACNAIGYTRRDYEGKVSTLCAGCGHDSISAAIIQACWELDIEPHRVAKLSGIGCSSKTPDYFLGQSHGFNTVHGRMPSVLTGANLANRTLLYLGVSGDGDSASIGLGQFAHVMRRGVDMTYIVENNGVYGLTKGQFSATADPGSVSKKGVTNTDSPLDMVGMALMLGASFVARGFSGDKRQLVPLIKAAIAHKGAAFIDVISPCVAFNNHAGSTKSYEYVREHNEAVNRLDIMPARTEITVDYADGDTIEVEQHDGSVLRLHKLHTDYDAHDRVGAMNYLQAHQAKGEVVTGLLYVDPEARDLHAHLDTVDAPFNTLGERELCPGAAVLEKINKGLR from the coding sequence ATGACCTACATCGCCAAACCCAAGCTGCACCACCCGACCCTGGCCTGCAACGCCATCGGCTACACCCGCCGCGACTACGAGGGCAAGGTGTCCACCCTGTGCGCCGGCTGCGGCCACGACTCGATCTCGGCGGCGATCATCCAGGCCTGCTGGGAGCTGGACATCGAGCCGCACCGCGTCGCCAAGCTCTCCGGCATCGGCTGCAGCAGCAAGACGCCGGATTATTTCCTCGGCCAGTCGCACGGCTTCAACACCGTGCACGGGCGCATGCCCTCGGTGCTGACCGGCGCCAACCTCGCCAATCGCACGCTGCTGTATCTGGGCGTGTCCGGCGACGGCGACTCGGCCTCGATCGGGCTGGGTCAGTTCGCCCACGTCATGCGCCGCGGCGTCGACATGACCTACATCGTCGAGAACAACGGCGTGTACGGCCTGACCAAGGGCCAGTTCTCGGCCACCGCCGATCCGGGCTCGGTGTCCAAGAAAGGCGTGACCAACACCGACAGCCCGCTGGACATGGTCGGCATGGCGCTGATGCTCGGCGCCAGCTTCGTCGCCCGCGGCTTCTCCGGCGACAAGCGCCAACTGGTGCCGCTGATCAAGGCCGCGATCGCGCACAAGGGCGCCGCCTTCATCGACGTGATCAGCCCCTGCGTCGCCTTCAACAACCACGCCGGCAGCACCAAGAGCTACGAATACGTGCGCGAACACAACGAGGCCGTCAACCGCCTCGACATCATGCCGGCGCGCACGGAAATCACCGTCGACTACGCCGACGGCGACACCATCGAGGTCGAACAGCACGACGGCAGCGTCCTGCGCCTGCACAAGCTGCACACCGACTACGACGCCCACGACCGCGTCGGCGCGATGAACTACCTGCAAGCCCACCAGGCCAAGGGCGAAGTCGTCACCGGCCTGCTCTACGTCGATCCCGAAGCCCGCGACCTGCACGCCCACCTCGACACCGTGGACGCGCCGTTCAACACCCTGGGCGAGCGCGAGCTGTGCCCCGGCGCGGCGGTGCTGGAGAAGATCAATAAGGGCTTAAGGTGA
- a CDS encoding 2-oxoacid:acceptor oxidoreductase subunit alpha: protein MKPIEAVNDFVVKFANVNGSGSASANELFAKSILRMGVPVSPRNIFPSNIQGLPTWYEVRVTEAGHLGRRGGVDLMVAMNPQTWDADLAEIEPGGYLFYDSTRPLPAAKFRADISVLGMPLTEICNGTYDDPRQRQLFKNIIYVGALAALLQIDLAVIEALIAEQYKSKPKLLAPNVHALHLGHDYASQSLPAIGLGVRQADAVGGRIFIDGNSAAALGCVYGGASVCAWYPITPSSSLAEAFQKYCQKLRVDPDTGRNRYAIVQAEDEIASIGMVVGAGWNGARAFTATSGPGISLMNEFIGLAYFAEIPVTIIDVQRGGPSTGMPTRTQQSDLLACAHASHGDTKHVLLLPEDPHECFEFAATALDLADRLQTPVFLMTDLDIGMNQRLCAPFAWDDARRYDRGKVMTAEELDAGKDFGRYKDVDGDGIPWRTLPATHPTRGSYFTRGTSRDAYARYSERGPDYVYNMQRLLQKFDTARSLVPAPILRAAPRPTPHGAIFFGSTSPAMAEAIDALQADGIALDTLRVRAYPFPDAVRDFIAAHERVFIVEQNRDGQLRSLIVDAFGIDPAKLVPVLHYDGTPITARFIAGAIGKHAGAYGVTALHAGRVA from the coding sequence ATGAAGCCGATCGAGGCGGTCAACGACTTCGTGGTCAAGTTCGCCAACGTCAATGGCTCCGGCTCGGCCTCGGCCAACGAGCTGTTCGCCAAGTCCATCCTGCGCATGGGCGTGCCGGTCAGCCCGCGCAACATCTTCCCCTCCAACATCCAGGGCCTGCCGACCTGGTACGAAGTGCGCGTCACCGAGGCCGGCCATCTCGGCCGCCGCGGCGGCGTCGACCTGATGGTGGCGATGAATCCGCAGACCTGGGACGCCGACCTCGCCGAGATCGAGCCCGGCGGGTATCTGTTCTACGACAGCACGCGGCCGCTGCCGGCGGCGAAGTTCCGCGCCGACATCAGCGTGCTCGGCATGCCGCTGACCGAGATCTGCAACGGCACCTACGACGATCCGCGCCAGCGCCAGCTGTTCAAGAACATCATCTACGTCGGCGCGCTGGCGGCGCTGCTGCAGATCGATCTCGCCGTGATCGAGGCGCTGATCGCCGAGCAGTACAAGAGCAAGCCCAAACTGCTGGCGCCCAACGTGCACGCGCTGCACCTCGGCCACGACTACGCGAGTCAAAGCCTGCCGGCGATCGGCCTCGGCGTGCGCCAGGCCGACGCCGTGGGCGGGCGCATCTTCATCGACGGCAACAGCGCCGCGGCGCTGGGCTGCGTCTACGGCGGCGCCAGCGTCTGCGCGTGGTATCCGATCACGCCCTCCTCGTCGCTGGCGGAAGCCTTCCAGAAGTACTGCCAGAAGCTGCGCGTCGACCCCGACACGGGCAGGAACCGCTACGCCATCGTGCAGGCCGAGGACGAGATCGCCTCGATCGGCATGGTGGTCGGCGCCGGCTGGAACGGCGCGCGCGCCTTCACCGCCACCTCAGGCCCCGGCATCTCGCTGATGAACGAGTTCATCGGACTGGCCTACTTCGCCGAGATTCCGGTGACGATCATCGACGTGCAGCGCGGCGGTCCGTCCACCGGCATGCCGACGCGCACCCAGCAATCCGACCTGCTGGCCTGCGCCCATGCGTCGCACGGCGACACCAAGCACGTGCTGCTGCTGCCCGAGGACCCGCACGAGTGCTTCGAGTTCGCGGCGACCGCGCTGGATCTGGCCGACCGCCTGCAGACGCCGGTGTTCCTGATGACCGACCTCGACATCGGCATGAACCAGCGCTTGTGCGCGCCGTTCGCCTGGGACGATGCGCGCCGCTACGACCGCGGCAAGGTGATGACGGCGGAAGAGCTCGATGCCGGCAAGGATTTCGGCCGCTACAAGGACGTCGACGGCGACGGCATCCCCTGGCGCACGCTGCCGGCCACGCATCCGACGCGCGGCAGCTACTTCACCCGCGGCACCTCGCGCGACGCCTACGCGCGCTATTCCGAGCGCGGCCCCGACTACGTCTACAACATGCAGCGCCTGCTGCAGAAGTTCGACACCGCGCGCAGCCTGGTGCCGGCACCGATCCTGCGCGCGGCGCCGCGACCGACGCCGCACGGCGCGATCTTCTTCGGCTCCACCAGCCCGGCGATGGCCGAGGCCATCGATGCGCTGCAGGCGGACGGCATCGCGCTGGACACCCTGCGCGTGCGCGCCTATCCCTTCCCCGACGCGGTGCGCGACTTCATCGCCGCGCACGAGCGCGTGTTCATCGTCGAGCAGAATCGCGACGGCCAGTTGCGCAGCCTGATCGTCGACGCCTTCGGCATCGACCCGGCCAAGCTGGTTCCGGTGCTGCACTACGACGGCACGCCGATCACCGCGCGCTTCATCGCCGGCGCGATCGGCAAGCACGCCGGCGCGTACGGCGTGACCGCGCTGCACGCCGGCCGGGTGGCATGA
- a CDS encoding FAD-dependent oxidoreductase, producing MQPTDIRKPEYFHKVVDCQWACPAHTPVPEYIRLIAAGRYGDAYMVNWESNVFPGILGRTCDRPCEPACRRGRVEENNGSVPEPVAICRLKRVAADHKDDIRGRLPQPGKPNGRRVACIGAGPASLTVARDLAPLGYHISVFDSDAKGGGFMRTQVPRFRLPEAVIDEEVGYILDLGIDFRGGQRVDSLKALLAEGFDAVFIGCGAPRGRDLELPGRREAAAHIHIGIDWLASVSFGHIDAIGKRVIVLGGGNTAMDCCRSARRLGGEDVKVIVRSGFEEMKASPWEKEDAQHEGIPILNYLVPVAFEHENGRLTGMRFQSVRAERDAQGRRALVPSGAPEQRFDCDAVLIAVGQENAFPWIERDLGLDFDRWGLPVLDKATLQSTLPRVFFGGDAAFGPKNIIWAVAHGHDAAISIDKLLNGEDIRARPDPLLRMTSQKMGIHEWSYDNDISPEQRHKVPWAAAEKALKSIKVEVELGFDAASAWQEAQRCLNCDVQTVFATSLCIECDACVDICPMDCISFTQNGEEAELRPRLHAPALNLTQDLYVSDPLKTGRVMVKDEDVCLHCGLCAERCPTGAWDMQKFLLEMTHAGPGCHAKAAKKEAA from the coding sequence GTGCAGCCCACCGATATCCGCAAACCCGAGTATTTTCACAAGGTCGTCGATTGCCAGTGGGCCTGTCCGGCCCATACCCCGGTGCCCGAGTACATCCGGCTGATCGCCGCCGGGCGCTACGGCGATGCCTACATGGTCAACTGGGAGTCGAACGTGTTCCCCGGCATCCTCGGGCGTACCTGCGACCGCCCCTGCGAGCCGGCCTGCCGGCGCGGCCGCGTCGAGGAAAACAACGGCAGCGTGCCCGAGCCCGTGGCGATCTGCCGGCTCAAGCGCGTCGCCGCCGACCACAAGGACGACATCCGCGGCCGCCTGCCGCAACCCGGCAAGCCCAACGGCCGGCGCGTGGCCTGCATCGGCGCCGGCCCGGCCTCGCTGACGGTGGCGCGCGACCTGGCGCCGCTGGGCTACCACATCAGCGTGTTCGACAGCGACGCCAAGGGTGGCGGCTTCATGCGCACCCAGGTGCCGCGCTTCCGCCTGCCCGAGGCGGTGATCGACGAGGAGGTGGGCTACATCCTCGATCTCGGCATCGACTTCCGCGGCGGCCAGCGCGTCGATTCGCTGAAAGCCCTGCTGGCCGAAGGTTTCGATGCCGTGTTCATCGGCTGCGGCGCGCCGCGCGGGCGCGACCTCGAGCTGCCCGGCCGGCGCGAGGCCGCCGCGCACATCCACATCGGCATCGACTGGCTGGCCTCGGTCTCGTTCGGCCACATCGACGCCATCGGCAAGCGCGTGATCGTGCTCGGCGGCGGCAACACCGCGATGGACTGCTGCCGCTCGGCGCGGCGTCTCGGCGGCGAGGACGTCAAGGTGATCGTGCGCTCCGGCTTCGAGGAGATGAAGGCCTCGCCGTGGGAGAAGGAAGACGCCCAGCACGAGGGTATCCCGATCCTCAACTACCTGGTGCCCGTCGCCTTCGAGCATGAAAACGGCCGGCTCACCGGCATGCGCTTCCAGAGCGTGCGCGCCGAACGCGATGCGCAGGGCCGGCGCGCGCTGGTGCCCAGCGGCGCGCCCGAGCAGCGCTTCGACTGCGACGCGGTGCTGATCGCGGTCGGCCAGGAGAATGCGTTTCCGTGGATCGAGCGCGACCTCGGCCTCGACTTCGACCGCTGGGGCCTGCCGGTGCTGGACAAGGCCACGCTGCAGTCGACGCTCCCTCGCGTGTTCTTCGGCGGCGATGCCGCGTTCGGCCCGAAGAACATCATCTGGGCCGTCGCCCACGGTCACGACGCGGCGATCTCGATCGACAAACTGCTCAACGGCGAGGACATCCGCGCGCGGCCCGACCCGCTGCTGCGCATGACCTCGCAGAAGATGGGCATCCACGAGTGGAGCTACGACAACGACATCTCGCCCGAGCAGCGCCACAAGGTGCCGTGGGCGGCCGCCGAGAAAGCGCTGAAGAGCATCAAGGTCGAGGTCGAGCTGGGCTTCGACGCCGCCAGCGCCTGGCAGGAAGCGCAGCGCTGCCTCAACTGCGACGTGCAGACGGTGTTCGCGACTAGCCTGTGCATCGAGTGCGACGCCTGCGTCGACATCTGCCCGATGGACTGCATCAGCTTCACGCAGAACGGCGAGGAGGCCGAGTTGCGCCCACGCCTGCACGCGCCTGCGCTGAACCTGACACAGGACCTGTACGTGTCCGACCCGCTCAAGACCGGCCGCGTGATGGTCAAGGACGAGGACGTCTGCCTGCATTGCGGCCTGTGCGCCGAACGCTGCCCCACCGGCGCCTGGGACATGCAGAAGTTCCTGCTCGAGATGACCCACGCCGGCCCCGGCTGTCACGCCAAGGCGGCGAAAAAGGAGGCCGCATGA
- a CDS encoding pseudouridine synthase, whose protein sequence is MRVNKLISDSGVCSRREADALIAQRRVTIDGAVAAIGAVATMDAVVCVDGVALRPRAARGAAARRHVYIALNKPVGITCTTEHAVKDNIVDFIDHAERIFPIGRLDKDSEGLILLTSNGDIVNEILRAENAHEKEYLVGVNRPVTAQFLTGMARGVRVHGQMTRPCKTRRIAKFGFAIVLTQGLNRQIRLMAEAFDYRVTQLRRVRIVNIRLGALRVGQWRNLTDAELHGLLPQRTSW, encoded by the coding sequence ATGCGCGTCAACAAGCTCATCAGCGACAGCGGCGTGTGCTCGCGGCGCGAGGCCGACGCGCTGATCGCGCAGCGGCGCGTGACGATCGATGGCGCCGTCGCGGCCATCGGCGCCGTGGCGACCATGGACGCCGTGGTGTGCGTGGATGGCGTGGCGCTGCGCCCGCGCGCGGCGCGCGGCGCGGCGGCGCGCAGGCATGTGTATATCGCCTTGAACAAGCCGGTCGGCATCACCTGCACCACCGAGCACGCGGTCAAGGACAACATCGTCGATTTCATCGACCACGCCGAGCGCATTTTCCCCATCGGACGCCTGGACAAGGATTCGGAAGGCCTTATCCTGCTGACCAGCAACGGCGACATCGTCAATGAGATCCTGCGTGCCGAGAACGCGCACGAAAAGGAATATCTGGTCGGCGTCAACCGCCCGGTGACGGCGCAATTCCTGACCGGCATGGCGCGCGGCGTGCGCGTGCACGGGCAGATGACGCGGCCATGCAAGACCCGGCGCATCGCCAAGTTCGGTTTCGCCATCGTGCTGACGCAAGGCCTCAACCGGCAGATCCGGTTGATGGCCGAGGCATTCGACTATCGCGTCACGCAGTTGCGCCGCGTGCGCATCGTCAACATCCGGCTGGGCGCGTTGCGCGTGGGGCAATGGCGCAACCTGACCGACGCCGAGTTGCACGGACTGCTGCCGCAGCGCACGTCATGGTGA